A single region of the Malaclemys terrapin pileata isolate rMalTer1 chromosome 4, rMalTer1.hap1, whole genome shotgun sequence genome encodes:
- the GSC gene encoding homeobox protein goosecoid → MPAGMFSIDNILAARPRCKESVLLHQSAAPVVFSNLHGDSLYGTDYSGFYSRAVAPASNLPAVSGSRIAYNNYYYGQLHVQASPVGPSCCGAMQPLGAQQCSCVPATGYEGTGSVLMSPVPHQMLPYMNVGTLSRTELQLLNQLHCRRKRRHRTIFTDEQLEALENLFQETKYPDVGTREQLARRVHLREEKVEVWFKNRRAKWRRQKRSSSEESENAQKWNKASKTSPEKRQEEGKSDLDSDS, encoded by the exons ATGCCTGCTGGTATGTTCAGCATCGACAACATCCTGGCCGCCAGACCCCGCTGCAAGGAGTCGGTCCTGCTGCACCAGAGCGCCGCGCCGGTAGTGTTCTCCAACCTGCATGGGGACTCCCTCTACGGCACCGATTACAGCGGATTTTACTCCCGGGCGGTGGCCCCCGCTTCCAATCTGCCCGCGGTCAGTGGATCTAGGATTGCCTACAACAACTACTACTACGGGCAGCTGCATGTGCAGGCGTCCCCCGTGGGTCCTTCgtgctgtggggccatgcagcCTCTGGGCGCGCAGCAGTGTTCGTGCGTCCCTGCAACAG GCTACGAGGGTACTGGGTCAGTCCTGATGTCGCCTGTGCCCCACCAGATGTTGCCGTATATGAACGTGGGCACCTTGTCCCGGACTGAGCTGCAGTTACTGAACCAGCTGCACTGCAGGAGGAAAAGACGACACCGAACTATCTTCACTGACGAGCAGCTGGAAGCTTTGGAAAACCTCTTCCAGGAAACTAAATACCCAGATGTGGGCACCAGGGAACAGCTGGCCAGGAGGGTGCATTTAAGAGAGGAAAAAGTGGAG GTTTGGTTCAAGAACCGCCGGGCAAAATGGAGAAGGCAAAAGAGATCCTCTTCGGAGGAGTCAGAAAACGCACAGAAATGGAATAAAGCTTCCAAAACGTCCCCAGAAAAGAGGCAAGAAGAAGGGAAAAGTGATTTGGACTCCGATAGTTGA